Below is a window of Fusobacterium simiae DNA.
TGTAGCAACTACCACAGCAACTTTTGGATTGGTTGGAGGAATTTTAATTGGTATGTTTCTAATCAATATTGCTTCAAGAAAAAATTTTACAGCCATTCTTAAAAAACCTGGAGATATTCCTGAAAGTTTTAAAATAGGTTTTGTCAAAGATATTGAAAATCAACCTAAACTTGGAAGAGAAACTACTTTAACATCATCAGTTGATACTTTGGCATTTCATGCTGCAATTATTTTTGGAGTTTGTTTAATTTCATCGCAATTACAAAATTTAATAAAAACATATAAAATACCAATATTAGATAAAATTTCTATATGGGCTTATGCTATGATTATAATGTTTATAGTATGGAAACTATTTAATAAATTTAAAATAGATTTTTTAATTGATAGTAATACAAAATCAAGAATATCAGGAAGTCTTACTGAATTTGCAGTTACTGCAGCTATTGCAAGTCTGCCTATAAAAGCTGTATTTACATACTTAGTTCCAATTTTATTTATAGTTGTTGTTGGTTTTATTGTAACAACTCTATTCCTATTTTATATGTGTAAATTCTTTATAAAAGACTACTGGTTTGAACATATGATTTCTACTTTTGGTATGGCTACTGGTGTATTTTTAACTGGTATACTTCTATTAAGAATATGCGACCCTGATTTTAAAAGCCCTGTTTTAGCAAATTATTCTCTTTCATATACTATTACAAGTATAGTTTATTTTGTATTTT
It encodes the following:
- a CDS encoding sodium/glutamate symporter, whose protein sequence is MTSKIFMDLLNSLGLLGLFLILGTFLRAKIKFFQTTFIPASVIGGFLLLILGPICFNIIKIPEEWMKIFSLTPGILIVPIVASIPLGLKSSSEKKSMKNILPLAFIGIAIAMIQFAVGFSAQYIFSNYDFYKTFGWELGIGFVGGHGTAGLLGNMLQNANLDFWEIAQGVATTTATFGLVGGILIGMFLINIASRKNFTAILKKPGDIPESFKIGFVKDIENQPKLGRETTLTSSVDTLAFHAAIIFGVCLISSQLQNLIKTYKIPILDKISIWAYAMIIMFIVWKLFNKFKIDFLIDSNTKSRISGSLTEFAVTAAIASLPIKAVFTYLVPILFIVVVGFIVTTLFLFYMCKFFIKDYWFEHMISTFGMATGVFLTGILLLRICDPDFKSPVLANYSLSYTITSIVYFVFLNIILTLLLTKGLFFGMSFTFIVGILFALAAIISSKILLRDK